One Mesoplodon densirostris isolate mMesDen1 chromosome X, mMesDen1 primary haplotype, whole genome shotgun sequence genomic region harbors:
- the TENT5D gene encoding terminal nucleotidyltransferase 5D, whose protein sequence is MSDIRFSCLTWDQVITLHQVLNEVIPIHGRGNFPTLEVKPKDIIHVVTGQLIEQGIIVKDTRLNGSTASYILAKHSDMSHKDLDVMFGIELPSDQEFQLVKDVVLGCLLSFLPKDVKKENITLKTLKEAYVQKMVKVCNKNDRWSLISLSNNTGKNIELAFVKSLRRQFEFSVDSFQIVLDPMLDFYSDKSGKLTKELYPVVVAESKYGDFQEAMTHLKHKLITTRKPEEIRGGGLLKYSNLRVHNFKPVCEAEIKTLERYMCSRFFIDFPDVAEQQKRIESYLYNHFIGEEKSKYDYLMILHGVVNESTVFPMGDKRRQTLNMITLMALKVLGEQNILPDAGKVTCFYLPSPHFAAWGGSPTYYATSVPPPTLFQPYHPLHFHVPNSMA, encoded by the coding sequence ATGTCTGATATCAGATTCAGCTGTCTCACTTGGGATCAAGTTATAACACTGCATCAAGTGTTAAATGAAGTAATTCCAATTCATGGAAGGGGGAATTTCCCCACATTGGAGGTAAAACCGAAAGATATCATTCATGTCGTGACAGGTCAACTGATAGAGCAAGGAATTATTGTTAAAGATACCCGATTGAATGGTTCCACAGCAAGTTACATACTTGCAAAACACAGTGACATGAGCCATAAGGATCTGGATGTTATGTTTGGTATTGAACTACCAAGTGATCAAGAATTTCAGCTTGTTAAGGATGTAGTTCTAGGTTGCCTACTCAGCTTTTTACCAAAAgatgtaaaaaaggaaaatatcaccCTAAAGACTCTGAAAGAGGCTTACGTGCAGAAGATGGTCAAAGTTTGCAATAAGAATGATCGTTGGAGTCTCATCTCTCTTTCAAATAACACTGGGAAGAATATAGAGCTAGCATTTGTGAAGTCACTCAGACGACAATTTGAATTTAGTGTAGATTCCTTTCAAATTGTCCTGGATCCCATGTTAGATTTCTACAGTGACAAAAGTGGTAAGCTAACCAAAGAATTATATCCTGTTGTGGTAGCTGAAAGCAAGTATGGAGACTTCCAAGAAGCAATGACACACTTGAAGCACAAGCTTATAACTACCAGAAAACCTGAAGAAATTAGGGGTGGTGGCCTTCTGAAATACAGTAACTTGCGGGTTCATAACTTTAAGCCAGTTTGTGAGGCAGAAATCAAGACCCTAGAACGTTATATGTGTTCTAGATTCTTCATTGATTTTCCTGATGTAGCAGAACAGCAAAAGAGGATTGAATCATACCTCTACAACCATTTCATAGGTGAAGAAAAGAGCAAATATGACTACCTCATGATCTTGCATGGAGTTGTGAATGAAAGCACTGTTTTCCCCATGGGTGATAAAAGAAGACAGACCCTCAATATGATCACCCTTATGGCTTTAAAAGTACTTGGAGAACAGAATATCCTACCTGATGCAGGCAAGGTAACTTGCTTTTATCTGCCTTCTCCACACTTTGCTGCTTGGGGAGGGTCCCCTACGTATTATGCAACATCTGTACCACCACCTACATTGTTTCAGCCATACCACCCACTGCACTTTCATGTGCCAAATagtatggcttaa